In Esox lucius isolate fEsoLuc1 chromosome 3, fEsoLuc1.pri, whole genome shotgun sequence, the sequence CATAAACATCTCTGGTGAGATAGCTTTCACCCAGTCATCTGTGATTTTTAGGCGGTCGTATGCATTCAGAAGAACCTCTATGGTCCGCGGGGAGACACTGCAGTACTGTAGAACCTTTAGGAAGACAATTCTTTAGGGACACATTCTTCAAACTAACTATGTATACTGTCGACACCTAATAATTTTGAGTAATAACGATACAGCCAAATTGTTTCTACActaattgtacatttttaaaaccttaTTAGCCTGAACTCAAATGAAATATTCAGACTTTTCTCTGCGAAATAATAAATGGAACTGCTTGCATTATACTAAATGGGAActaattcaaatgtttctgaTCTTCTTGAGACAAGATGTCCTCACTTTGTTTTAGTTAGGAGGTTGTGATTTGTGACTCATCAATAGAATATAAGAAATAAAGTAATTAAACACTTTGTGAGAGGCACAGATTGGTCTGCCCTCTGGGGGTTTAACTGGAAATTATGCAGTTAGTGCTAATTAATCTCCTATTAACACTCTCTAATTAGGAGTTAAGAATTTTGTTCCGGAGCATCTGGTGGGTTCAGTGAATAGTAGGAAATATGATTTCAAATTGTTCAATTACTCTGGGTGTTTACTTTTGCTTGCCTCCTGTAGTGTCAGGTGGGCAAGGCATGCACTTTTTGATTAGAATCAAAAAGTTGCAAAGCCAAGCTTAATCAAGAACAAGCTAaagtatttgaaataatttctaACAATATCTGAACCCACCCAGGTCTGGTTCAGTGAATACTAGTAGTTTGTTTCCCACAGTGAGCACATCATTTCAtgttgaggagagagagaaagaattcAATGAACTGTTTTACTGTTCATACTTCATCTGTTCATTCTCAACTGCACATTATTTTGCAGTTATATTATTGGCTGTGTACgtcatgaaaaatgtaatgctgaTGATTTGATTTTAATTACACTTTTATGAAACATTAACCAATGTGCTTAACTGTAGGTGATTTCTGCACTACACTTTAATGTTTATGAACACTTGTGTGCCGGATTAAATTCACAGCAAATATTAGCCTGTGCAAGATCTGTTGAAGATGTATAGTGCCCTCCAGGTTTACTGGACCCCATGGTAAAGatggcaaaaaatattattagacAGCTTGAACTTACACTCAAAACATGAGAAATCTAACATTTAATTAAGGTAAAATTGCTTGGTACCCCTGAATGTTGTACATTCCTTTTGCCAAGATGACAGCACTGTGTATTCTACTGTACTGTTTGATGAGGTTGATTTTTGCTCTAAAATTGCTTTGTACTTGACAGCCTCCATGATGCTTTGTATCCTAACCAGATTTCCTAGGGCCTTTAGAAGCCAAAAAGCTCTACAATCACTATCCAGAGTGGGCATTAGTTTTCTTTCTGTGAGACCATGCCTCTTCTTCTGCTAAACCCACCTCTGGTCTTTGTTGCGAAAAAACCAATATTTCTGTCTGATCTGACCATAGTATCCGGTTCCATTGACATCAGGCAAACTACAGAAGCTGATGATTAACGTAcaccctgacccgtcgaggcatggactctactagacctctgaaggtgtgctgtggtatctggctccaagacgttagcagcagatcctttaagtcctgtaagtggcaatgtggggcctccatagatcggacctgtttgtccagcagaacccacagatgctcgattggattgagacctGGGGAATTTCAATACCTTgaacttgtgttcctcaaaccattcctgaaccatttttgcttttttggcagggcgcattatcctgctgaaagaagccaGTGCCAccagggaataccgttgtcatgaaagggtgcacatggtctgcaacaatactcaggtaggtggtacgtgtcaaaataacattgcccaaagcatcccactgcctctgccggcttgccttcttcccatagtgcatcctggtgctatttgttctccaggtaaggAGAAcaccttccattgctctgtggtccggttctgatgctcacatgtccAGTGggcaggggtcagcatgggcatcctgactggtctgcggctatgcatccccatacgcaacaaacggtgatacactgtgttctgacacctttctatcagtaacaGAATTCACTTTTTCattaatttgagctacagtagctcgtctttTGGATCGgaacacacgggccagccttcgctccacaagtgcatcaatgagcctttgcCGCCCATGATCCAGtcaccggttcactgctttttttccttagaccacttttgataggtactgaccactgcagactgggaacaccccacaagggctgcagttttggagatgctctgacccaatcgtcTAGCCATCGCAATTTGGCCCATGTCAAAATCGCTCAGATCTTTAAGCTTGCCCAatttttctgcttctaacagatcaactttgagaacagaatgttcacttgctgcctaatatatcccacccactgccaggtgccatgatgatgagatgatcagtgttattcacttgacTTGTCGGTGGTCATATgtaatggctgatcagtgtatgtatAGATGAGAGTAGAGGCTTCCATCTTCAGAGGCATCCAAATAGCTTGTTTGGGCGATGGTAGCATCTTATTGTAGTTTTGAAGACTTGGTGACCCAAAAAATGTACTAAGTTCAGCAATTCCACCACTGTGATCCATGGAGGTATTTTTAGAGATAGCATTTTAGAGCATCTAATTTATGACCTATGAAATAGCTGTTTTTTAAATGCGTTCACTGACCTCAAAGACATGAGAGGGTTGTATAGTTATTTTGGGAAAGTTTTGAAGGGCTCATTTTGCTGTGTCTGGATGGGGCTTCACTGATTCACCGTGTCTAAAATCAAgctaatctaaaaaaaattttgatcaggggtctaataattctggagggcattGTATATGcatattcaaacacattttatgttatgtaAATTTGTTCACCTAATCCTACCGTCAAACACCTTTCCTTCAAGAACTGATGTGATTTTAGCAGCAAAGCAATAAAATATCATGGGTCAAGTTCCTTCTTTTGTACATTCAACATTAATGTAAAGGCAACATGTAAAGTGTTGGTCCAATATTTTAGCTCACATGAGACACATGAGACCAACAATTTATGTTGTACATGCTTGGAAATATCATTATTGCAACTAAACATTGACTTGAAATTGGACTCTCATTCTTTGCATTCCTTTCTATACATTTCATTCTTTCCAAAAGCCAAAAtggatacatttacaaaaactgGGCCCAGAGAATTTCTAAAATATGTTGGTGAGGATGCCTCATGGGCATTGGGAGAACTCCTTATCATTAACGTAATTCACTGAGGATGTAGCAGAGACTTCTTCTGGTTATTACCTTGGGGAGTGCTTCAGGCCACACCCGAAGAGAGCCGTGGTTAAGCAGAGATCGGACCACCTTCTCTGGCTTGTGATCTGGCTTGTAAGCCACCATCTTCAGAGGACCACAAGTGAAGAAAGTTGTTAAACCTTTGGTACAAAAAGCTCTATAGCATTATAAacagatgggtgacaaattaaaggaaaatccAACATAAGGTGGCTAAGTAAGGTGTAAAGCAATCACGAgctgccagaacagcttcaatacGCCTTGGCCTAGATTCTACGAGTCTCTGGAAagctactggagggatggaacataattcttccaaaagatattccctcatttggtgttttggtgATTTTGTTGGAGAACCCTGTCTAGCACAGCAGTTCTAAATCTCCCACAggtgttctattgggttgagatctgatgaaTGCAAAGACCGTAGCATGTGATTCACACCATTTTCATTCTCATCAAATTATTCAGTGACCCCTTATTCCCTGTGTGTAGGgacattgtcatcctggaagagacccaataaCAAACCCCCTTTCAGttagatcctttcctcttgcaaTCTTGATGCAAAATctaggtcaactgggcctgctcagtaTTTTTATACACGCCACAGAGAATGATAGGATGCTAATttcttaattgtatcatgcaggacacctgtatggaagcatctgcatttgaAATGTCCCTCTGATTCATTCagggttttcctttaatttgtcaggCGTCTGTACCCCCCTGTATATACTGAATTTTATGTGTGGATTGATTGTGTTCTTCATGtcaaagaaatgaaagacaaGACCTTGAGGACGTTTTGCATGGGGGTGTCTCCACTGTAGCACATGGCGTTGACACAGGCCCCACGGGCCAGAAGAAGATCCACCATGTCTGGGTTGACGTTCTTGCAGGCCATGTGGAGCGGAGACTGGTTGTCCAGGTCCTCGGTGGTGACTTTGGCACCCGCTCGCAGCAGCATCTCGCACACCTGGAGGACAGAATGCACACAATGGCTTTCCTCACTAGTGAGCCAAACCAAGTCAAGCTCAAATCGAGCTGCACTGAATGACGTTTTGCTCACCCACCTTTGTGTACCGTTCCAAATCCTTTTTCTCCTGTGGCTGTGAACAAGCGGCATTGAGCGGCGTGACATTGTCGTAGTTCTGCTTGTCCAGAGCGGCGCCATAGCGCAGATACATCTCCACGTGATCCAGTAGCCCATTCTGTGCCGCCACGTGCAACGGTGTGTTGTCCTCGTCAAGGCTCCGCCCGTTGATTGCAGCACCAAATTGGAGCAGGTATTTTGCACACCTTTCAGTCCAATTAAAGAGTCAAAGCCCAAATTGAATGGCGAATGAATGTGTTTTGCTATAGATTAATTCTATTTCTACATGCTAGTCAGTTAGCAAACACGCTAATTCAGAGGGACAAAAAGTTTGTTAATTTACCTGAATACGGCTTGGTGGGACAACCATACAACTCAACTGCAGTACGTTCTTATTACTTAATGAAGTAGCAGTCAGTAAAGTCAGTGCTAGTAGGAAATTAAGTAATGGTGAGCATTAGGGTTGAAGAGGCCCGTATACtatttaaccctaacccctaacctttaACCATAGCCATAGCTTCATGTACACACCCAATTGTACCCTAATCATAACTCTGTGGGTCTACTGCCACGTCTCAGAGTAATAAGGTTTGATTGGTACAATACTCACTCCAGGGACTCAGGACGGGTGCACATGTGCAAGGGCATGAGCCCTTCTTCACTGACGGCATTGGAGTTGGCACCGTAGGACAGCAGCAGCTTTACACACTCGGGCTGGCAGCTCTGACATGCCTCATGGAGGGCGGTGATGCCCCCGGGGGCTAGGTCTACACTGGCCCCTCTCTGCAGCAGGTGGCTCAGGCAGTCAACATAGCCCCGGCCTGACGTGATGTGCAGTGGGGTGGTCAGCTCCTGCTCATAGGTCAGAGACCACAGTCCTGGAAGGGAAGAACAGGGTTAGTTAAAAAGATTCAATAAATAATATTgcaaaggaaaagaaaaacaagcctTTGTCATTGCACAAGTCTTTGTAGTCCCTCCCTATAGAATATTTTAAACCTGATaactttttaatttaaacaaagcATTAAGTGATCTACTCAAGGTTCTGTAGTGTTGCCCGAAGTTCTTCCACTCCTCAATGTCGCTGGTGTCGTAGGTGGCATCGATAAGGTCTTCGCACTCTGGGTCAGCTAGAATGCCGATGAGGGTCAAATCATCCCCCACCTGGAGACAGTTCCAGAACTGAAGAACGCAACCTGTGGCCTGGGCCGTGGCAATCACTTCTTTCTGGTACTTCTTTGTCTTGTGCCATTTTTTTGAAATCTTTCGAGGCATTTTTCGCAAAACAGATTCCGTCTAGTGGTAAGAAGAGAGAAACAACTGATAGATCCGCTGGGGTTCTGTTAGTTATTTCTTTGTAGAAGTGTGTTGGTTTCTCTCTGCTAAGGTAAATGTTTTGCTCTTCTGAAGCTTGTTTATCCACAGGGAGCTATTTCAGGGAAACATGAGTACAGCTGTTATATGATATTTTGGAGAGACCAAAAAACCCTGCAGTCACTGGCTAGCCTGGCTGACATGACCCACGTGTTAGCCTGACCGACTGCTGGCTTGTCCTGCAGCACATTGACTTCTGTAACATGTAACCCTCTCCCTCCTGCTCGCTCACTTTATATTACCAAACCTTTTTAGTTACTTAAACCAGAATATGGAACGGCTTACAGAGAGAAACACGCTGTTGCACTGTGACCACCACTCTAGCCACACAAGAATGACATTTGACAGGTGTGTGGATGAGAAATCCATCTCATGACTAATTGGAATATAATGGAATATTGTGTAATCTATCTATGAATATATGTTTATAGTGCGATGATTGCATGAAGTGATCCAAATTTATGATAGTGGGCTCATAGCCTTTTAAAGTTTCTGTCAGTCAAATCTTCCCCAGTTGGTATTGGTGCAACATAATTTCAGTACCAGAAACTTTTGGACACACTGTTCTCACTGACAGCGTCAACAGCatagcacccccacaccatcccACCTCCTTCGCTATGTTTCACTGTGGGAACCACGCGTGTAGATCATCTGTTCACCCACTCATCATCTCACAaagttggaaccaaaaatctcaaaATCTCAAAAAGGACAGATGTCCAGTCAAATGATTCACAGTCTCCTATGAACAGTttatgttgagatgtgtctctTACTTGAACTCTGTTAAGCATTTTTTTAGGGCTGCAATCTTTGGTCCAGTTAATTGCCGATTTCTGAGGTTGGTAACTCTATTCAACATATTCTCCGCAGCAGAGGGAACTCTGGGTCTTCATTTCCTAT encodes:
- the asb10 gene encoding ankyrin repeat and SOCS box protein 10 isoform X1 produces the protein MSGRGSFVFTPAALRSLQLDEDMLERHKNKKQLSSDYMLKREARYRVGPGPVRSSIYVRPPAMCHDLVIQNALYTGDMDAVRRFFPKGITSNVIIKPQGGDMRWVARAEGLWSLTYEQELTTPLHITSGRGYVDCLSHLLQRGASVDLAPGGITALHEACQSCQPECVKLLLSYGANSNAVSEEGLMPLHMCTRPESLECAKYLLQFGAAINGRSLDEDNTPLHVAAQNGLLDHVEMYLRYGAALDKQNYDNVTPLNAACSQPQEKKDLERYTKVCEMLLRAGAKVTTEDLDNQSPLHMACKNVNPDMVDLLLARGACVNAMCYSGDTPMQNVLKMVAYKPDHKPEKVVRSLLNHGSLRVWPEALPKVLQYCSVSPRTIEVLLNAYDRLKITDDWVKAISPEMFMEHKGFYESLFSLQKTPRSLQHLARWKLRNYLQGRVHKVVPQLDLPTFIKNYLLLDFRDHLH
- the asb10 gene encoding ankyrin repeat and SOCS box protein 10 isoform X2, yielding MPRKISKKWHKTKKYQKEVIATAQATGCVLQFWNCLQVGDDLTLIGILADPECEDLIDATYDTSDIEEWKNFGQHYRTLRLWSLTYEQELTTPLHITSGRGYVDCLSHLLQRGASVDLAPGGITALHEACQSCQPECVKLLLSYGANSNAVSEEGLMPLHMCTRPESLECAKYLLQFGAAINGRSLDEDNTPLHVAAQNGLLDHVEMYLRYGAALDKQNYDNVTPLNAACSQPQEKKDLERYTKVCEMLLRAGAKVTTEDLDNQSPLHMACKNVNPDMVDLLLARGACVNAMCYSGDTPMQNVLKMVAYKPDHKPEKVVRSLLNHGSLRVWPEALPKVLQYCSVSPRTIEVLLNAYDRLKITDDWVKAISPEMFMEHKGFYESLFSLQKTPRSLQHLARWKLRNYLQGRVHKVVPQLDLPTFIKNYLLLDFRDHLH